In one Bos mutus isolate GX-2022 chromosome 19, NWIPB_WYAK_1.1, whole genome shotgun sequence genomic region, the following are encoded:
- the LOC138992053 gene encoding basic salivary proline-rich protein 4-like produces the protein MASAFFSLSLGIFFFFQFLPAISVGSPARPSPRRDSTHSTDARPEPPGGAQTKGARGPALIAVERPPPTPARPPAPVHPDRPEPREALAAPSPGAGRRRPQRSPERGGRSSNGDAEARPLRTRGRGGRGAGQAARGTRGTQAPRARAAPARRLSLGRRSGPLCADRGLEGRRGGEERAAGGGGGGEGAPPPFHPTSQRRPGALSHPDSYPAPPRRDTPGGGGVCPRSAPADRSSLSARPPPPRPSPPERRAPRPPPLCAPARSAPRNSRPAHFKGPPGTSKRAGRPPPRPRTHQGSARALRAQTSRAPRAGPRPRPPDRLAAAVPGPPGPDPVSGSMGRRAAGEGVRGARRRGRRRRARPPRVCGRSEWASPRRGRPGPPATPAGLSTRAPLPAAAPRTPRPPGASNKNCAADLTVHFKGAGRRTVLKGSRSVM, from the exons ATGGCGAGTGCCTTCTTCTCGCTGAgtttaggaatttttttcttcttccagttcCTCCCAGCAATCAGCgtg GGCAGCCCGGCGCGCCCCTCCCCTCGCCGGGACAGCACCCACTCCACAGACGCGCGCCCCGAGCCGCCGGGCGGTGCGCAG ACGAAGGGGGCCCGAGGGCCGGCTCTCATCGCTGTCGagcgccccccacccaccccggcTCGTCCCCCGGCCCCGGTCCACCCCGACCGTCCGGAGCCCCGGGAGGCGCTCGCAGCCCCGAGTCCGGGCGCGGGTCGGAGGCGCCCACAGAGAAGCCCGGAACGCGGCGGCCGGTCCAGCAATGGCGACGCGGAGGCTCGGCCTCTCCGCACGAGGGGCCGGGGCGGCCGGGGCGCGGGGCAGGCGGCAAGAGGGACGCGGGGAACGCAGGCGCCCCGGGCTCGGGCCGCTCCGGCGCGCAGACTGAGCCTCGGCCGGCGATCGGGGCCCCTCTGCGCCGACcgggggctggaggggaggaggggaggggaggagagagcggcgggagggggcgggggaggggagggggcgccgCCGCCCTTTCATCCCACCTCCCAAAGGCGCCCCGGCGCACTCTCGCACCCCGACTCCTACCCAGCGCCGCCCCGGCGCGACACCCCCGGGGGAGGGGGCGTCTGCCCCCGCTCCGCCCCCGCTGATCGCTCGAGTCTCTCCGCCCGGCCCCCGCCACCCCGGCCGAGCCCCCCGGAGCGCCGGGCGCCGCGCCCGCCACCCCTCTGCGCGCCCGCCCGGAGCGCGCCCCGAAATAGCCGGCCTGCCCACTTCAAAGGGCCGCCCGGCACATCAAAGCGCGCGGGCCGCCCGCCGCCGCGGCCTCGCACTCACCAGGGGTCCGCGCGCGCGCTCCGCGCCCAGACCTCGCGGGCGCCCCGGGCagggccccggccccggcccccggATCGGCTCGCCGCCGCGGTCCCAGGCCCCCCCGGGCCGGACCCGGTGTCGGGGAGCATGGGGAGGCGCGCGGCCGGGGAGGGAGTGCGGGGAGCCCGGCGGcgagggcggcggcggcgcgcccGGCCGCCCCGCGTCTGCGGAAGATCCGAGTGGGCCTCGCCCCGCCGCGGCCGCCCTGGCCCCCCGGCCACGCCGGCCGGGCTTTCGACGCGGGCGCCGCTTCCAGCAGCCGCTCCGCGCACCCCACGTCCTCCCGGCGCTTCCAACAAAAACTGCGCCGCGGACCTCACTGTGCACTTCAAAGGCGCGGGCCGGCGCACGGTCCTGAAAGGGAG
- the AXIN2 gene encoding axin-2 isoform X2: MSSAVLVPRLPDPSSSFREDAPRPPVPGEEGETPPCQPGVGKGPAAKASPVSPSARRNEGGLGEPEGRASPDSPLTRWTKSLHSLLGDQDGAYLFRTFLEREKCVDTLDFWFACNGFRQMNLKDAKTLRVAKAIYKRYIENNSIVSKQLKPATKTYIRDSIKKQQIDSVMFDQAQTEVQAVMEENAYQTFLTSDICLQYVGSGGENPAYLSQGGLGSLRLVCGYLPTLNEEEEWTCADFKCKLPPTVVGLSSKTLRATASARAMDTIESGYRSFRRSDPVNPYHVGSGYVFAPAASANDSEISSDALTDDSMSMTDSSVDGVPPYRVGSKKQLQREMHRSVKANGQVSLPHFPRTHRLPKEMTPVEPAAFAAELIARLEKLKLELETRHSLEERLQQIQEDEEKEGVELAPGSREAGPAPHALCLLPSSSYEEDPQTILDDHLSRVLKTPGCQSPGVGRYSPRARSPDHHHRHHLQSHRALPPPGGPLPAAAVPASCSLLGARGFVSRQATKHIHHHYIHHHAGPRTRDEAEAEAAPRARCPCPVPGGADYSCCAKCKSHPGVPEPPGAAQLGRGGAPPRRSTAPAREAGAPGGMGSLQPPGEEGDRAQVVWQWVLESERPGKPKPHSAQSTKRAYPTESARTSPAERAGRHHLWGGSTGHPRAVPRAHPACTQDSSVPPLTPPNTLAQLEEACRRLAEVSKPPKQRCCAAGQQRDRSHPGPGMPGTTPFSSPSPASEDHKEPKKLGGMHALQASELVVTYFFCGEEIPYRRMLKAQSLTLGHFKEQLSKKGNYRYYFKKASDEFACGAVFEEVWDDEVVLPMYEGRILGKVERID, encoded by the exons ATGAGCAGTGCTGTGCTGGTGCCTCGGCTCCCAGACCCCAGCAGCAGCTTCCGCGAGGATGCCCCGCGGCCCCCAGTGCCCGGGGAAGAAGGGGAGACCCCACCGTGCCAGCCGGGCGTGGGAAAGGGCCCGGCCGCCAAGGCCTCGCCCGTCTCCCCCAGCGCCCGGCGGAACGAGGGCGGGCTGGGGGAGCCGGAGGGCCGGGCGTCCCCGGATTCCCCGCTGACCAGGTGGACCAAGTCTCTGCACTCCTTGCTGGGCGATCAGGACGGTGCTTATCTCTTCCGGACTTTCCTGGAGCGGGAGAAATGCGTGGATACTTTAGACTTCTGGTTCGCCTGCAATGGATTCCGGCAGATGAACCTGAAGGATGCCAAAACTTTACGAGTAGCCAAAGCGATCTACAAAAGGTACATCGAGAACAACAGCATCGTCTCCAAGCAGCTGAAACCTGCCACCAAGACGTACATTCGGGACAGCATCAAGAAGCAGCAGATTGACTCTGTAATGTTCGACCAGGCCCAGACCGAGGTCCAGGCCGTGATGGAGGAGAACGCCTACCAGACGTTTCTGACGTCGGACATATGCCTCCAGTACGTGGGGAGCGGGGGCGAGAACCCAGCTTACCTGAGTCAGGGGGGCCTGGGCAGCCTCAGGCTTGTGTGTGGCTACCTCCCCACCTTGAATGAGGAGGAGGAGTGGACTTGTGCCGACTTCAAGTGCAAACTCCCCCCCACTGTGGTGGGCTTGTCCAGCAAGACCCTGAGGGCCACAGCCAGCGCGAGGGCCATGGACACCATCGAAAGCGGATACAG GTCCTTCAGGAGGAGCGACCCCGTGAACCCGTACCACGTGGGCTCCGGCTACGTCTTCGCGCCGGCCGCCAGCGCCAACGACAGCGAGATATCCAGTGACGCGCTGACCGACGACTCCATGTCCATGACAGACAGTAGCGT AGATGGCGTCCCTCCTTACCGCGTGGGGAGTAAGAAGCAGCTGCAAAGAGAGATGCACCGGAGCGTGAAGGCCAACGGTCAAGTGTCCCTACCTCACTTCCCG AGAACCCACCGGCTGCCCAAGGAGATGACCCCCGTGGAGCCTGCCGCCTTCGCTGCTGAGCTCATCGCCCGACTGGAGAAGCTGAAGCTGGAGCTGGAGACGCGGCACAGCCTGGAGGAACGGCTGCAGCAGATCCAAGAG GATGAGGAGAAGGAGGGCGTGGAGCTGGCACCGGGCTCACGGGAGGCAGGGCCCGCGCCACACGCGCTTTGCCTCCTGCCATCCAGCAGCTACGAGGAGGACCCGCAGACCATCCTGGACGACCACCTGTCCAGGGTCCTCAAGACCCCCGGCTGCCAGTCCCCGGGTGTGGGCCGCTACAGCCCCCGCGCACGCTCCCCtgaccaccaccaccgccaccacctcCAGTCGCACCGTGCGCTGCCCCCGCCTGGGGGCCCCCTGCCCGCCGCGGCCGTCCCAGCCAGCTGCTCCCTCCTCGGGGCCAGGGGCTTCGTGAGCAGGCAGGCCACGAAGCACATCCACCACCACTACATCCACCACCACGCCGGCCCCCGGACCAGGGATGAGGCGGAGGCCGAGGCCGCCCCGCGGGCGCGCTGCCCCTGCCCAGTCCCCGGGGGCGCCGACTACTCCTGCTGCGCCAAGTGCAAGAGCCACCCCGGGGTCCCCGAGCCCCCTGGGGCTGCCCAGCTTGG CCGGGGCGGTGCCCCCCCAAGACGAAGCACAGCGCCAGCCAGGGAAGCCGGGGCCCCCGGTGGAATGGGGTCCCTGCAGCcgcctggggaggaaggagacagggcGCAAGTCGTGTGGCAGTGGGTGCTGGAGAGCGAGCGGCCGGGCAAGCCCAAGCCCCACAG CGCCCAGAGCACCAAGCGGGCCTACCCCACGGAGTCAGCCCGCACATCCCCAGCCGAGCGGGCCGGCCGCCACCACCTGTGGGGGGGCAGCACTGGGCACCCCCGCGCCGTCCCCCGGGCCCACCCGGCATGCACCCAGGACTCCTCGGTGCCTCCCTTGACCCCGCCTAACACCCTGGCCCAGCTGGAGGAGGCATGCCGCCGGCTGGCCGAAGTGTCCAAACCCCCGAAGCAGCG GTGCTGTGCGGCCGGTCAGCAGAGGGACAGGAGCCACCCGGGCCCCGGGATGCCAGGCACCACACCCTTCTCCAGCCCGAGCCCGGCTTCGGAAGA CCACAAGGAGCCCAAGAAGCTGGGAGGGATGCATGCGCTCCAGGCCAGCGAGCTGGTGGTCACTTACTTCTTCTGCGGGGAGGAGATCCCCTACCGGCGGATGCTGAAGGCCCAGAGCCTGACCTTGGGCCACTTTAAGGAGCAGCTCAGCAAAAAGGGAAACTACCG GTATTACTTCAAAAAGGCGAGCGACGAGTTCGCGTGTGGAGCGGTGTTTGAGGAGGTCTGGGACGACGAGGTGGTCTTGCCCATGTACGAGGGCCGCATCCTGGGCAAGGTGGAGAGGATCGACTGA
- the AXIN2 gene encoding axin-2 isoform X1: protein MSSAVLVPRLPDPSSSFREDAPRPPVPGEEGETPPCQPGVGKGPAAKASPVSPSARRNEGGLGEPEGRASPDSPLTRWTKSLHSLLGDQDGAYLFRTFLEREKCVDTLDFWFACNGFRQMNLKDAKTLRVAKAIYKRYIENNSIVSKQLKPATKTYIRDSIKKQQIDSVMFDQAQTEVQAVMEENAYQTFLTSDICLQYVGSGGENPAYLSQGGLGSLRLVCGYLPTLNEEEEWTCADFKCKLPPTVVGLSSKTLRATASARAMDTIESGYRSFRRSDPVNPYHVGSGYVFAPAASANDSEISSDALTDDSMSMTDSSVDGVPPYRVGSKKQLQREMHRSVKANGQVSLPHFPRTHRLPKEMTPVEPAAFAAELIARLEKLKLELETRHSLEERLQQIQEDEEKEGVELAPGSREAGPAPHALCLLPSSSYEEDPQTILDDHLSRVLKTPGCQSPGVGRYSPRARSPDHHHRHHLQSHRALPPPGGPLPAAAVPASCSLLGARGFVSRQATKHIHHHYIHHHAGPRTRDEAEAEAAPRARCPCPVPGGADYSCCAKCKSHPGVPEPPGAAQLGSRGGAPPRRSTAPAREAGAPGGMGSLQPPGEEGDRAQVVWQWVLESERPGKPKPHSAQSTKRAYPTESARTSPAERAGRHHLWGGSTGHPRAVPRAHPACTQDSSVPPLTPPNTLAQLEEACRRLAEVSKPPKQRCCAAGQQRDRSHPGPGMPGTTPFSSPSPASEDHKEPKKLGGMHALQASELVVTYFFCGEEIPYRRMLKAQSLTLGHFKEQLSKKGNYRYYFKKASDEFACGAVFEEVWDDEVVLPMYEGRILGKVERID from the exons ATGAGCAGTGCTGTGCTGGTGCCTCGGCTCCCAGACCCCAGCAGCAGCTTCCGCGAGGATGCCCCGCGGCCCCCAGTGCCCGGGGAAGAAGGGGAGACCCCACCGTGCCAGCCGGGCGTGGGAAAGGGCCCGGCCGCCAAGGCCTCGCCCGTCTCCCCCAGCGCCCGGCGGAACGAGGGCGGGCTGGGGGAGCCGGAGGGCCGGGCGTCCCCGGATTCCCCGCTGACCAGGTGGACCAAGTCTCTGCACTCCTTGCTGGGCGATCAGGACGGTGCTTATCTCTTCCGGACTTTCCTGGAGCGGGAGAAATGCGTGGATACTTTAGACTTCTGGTTCGCCTGCAATGGATTCCGGCAGATGAACCTGAAGGATGCCAAAACTTTACGAGTAGCCAAAGCGATCTACAAAAGGTACATCGAGAACAACAGCATCGTCTCCAAGCAGCTGAAACCTGCCACCAAGACGTACATTCGGGACAGCATCAAGAAGCAGCAGATTGACTCTGTAATGTTCGACCAGGCCCAGACCGAGGTCCAGGCCGTGATGGAGGAGAACGCCTACCAGACGTTTCTGACGTCGGACATATGCCTCCAGTACGTGGGGAGCGGGGGCGAGAACCCAGCTTACCTGAGTCAGGGGGGCCTGGGCAGCCTCAGGCTTGTGTGTGGCTACCTCCCCACCTTGAATGAGGAGGAGGAGTGGACTTGTGCCGACTTCAAGTGCAAACTCCCCCCCACTGTGGTGGGCTTGTCCAGCAAGACCCTGAGGGCCACAGCCAGCGCGAGGGCCATGGACACCATCGAAAGCGGATACAG GTCCTTCAGGAGGAGCGACCCCGTGAACCCGTACCACGTGGGCTCCGGCTACGTCTTCGCGCCGGCCGCCAGCGCCAACGACAGCGAGATATCCAGTGACGCGCTGACCGACGACTCCATGTCCATGACAGACAGTAGCGT AGATGGCGTCCCTCCTTACCGCGTGGGGAGTAAGAAGCAGCTGCAAAGAGAGATGCACCGGAGCGTGAAGGCCAACGGTCAAGTGTCCCTACCTCACTTCCCG AGAACCCACCGGCTGCCCAAGGAGATGACCCCCGTGGAGCCTGCCGCCTTCGCTGCTGAGCTCATCGCCCGACTGGAGAAGCTGAAGCTGGAGCTGGAGACGCGGCACAGCCTGGAGGAACGGCTGCAGCAGATCCAAGAG GATGAGGAGAAGGAGGGCGTGGAGCTGGCACCGGGCTCACGGGAGGCAGGGCCCGCGCCACACGCGCTTTGCCTCCTGCCATCCAGCAGCTACGAGGAGGACCCGCAGACCATCCTGGACGACCACCTGTCCAGGGTCCTCAAGACCCCCGGCTGCCAGTCCCCGGGTGTGGGCCGCTACAGCCCCCGCGCACGCTCCCCtgaccaccaccaccgccaccacctcCAGTCGCACCGTGCGCTGCCCCCGCCTGGGGGCCCCCTGCCCGCCGCGGCCGTCCCAGCCAGCTGCTCCCTCCTCGGGGCCAGGGGCTTCGTGAGCAGGCAGGCCACGAAGCACATCCACCACCACTACATCCACCACCACGCCGGCCCCCGGACCAGGGATGAGGCGGAGGCCGAGGCCGCCCCGCGGGCGCGCTGCCCCTGCCCAGTCCCCGGGGGCGCCGACTACTCCTGCTGCGCCAAGTGCAAGAGCCACCCCGGGGTCCCCGAGCCCCCTGGGGCTGCCCAGCTTGG CAGCCGGGGCGGTGCCCCCCCAAGACGAAGCACAGCGCCAGCCAGGGAAGCCGGGGCCCCCGGTGGAATGGGGTCCCTGCAGCcgcctggggaggaaggagacagggcGCAAGTCGTGTGGCAGTGGGTGCTGGAGAGCGAGCGGCCGGGCAAGCCCAAGCCCCACAG CGCCCAGAGCACCAAGCGGGCCTACCCCACGGAGTCAGCCCGCACATCCCCAGCCGAGCGGGCCGGCCGCCACCACCTGTGGGGGGGCAGCACTGGGCACCCCCGCGCCGTCCCCCGGGCCCACCCGGCATGCACCCAGGACTCCTCGGTGCCTCCCTTGACCCCGCCTAACACCCTGGCCCAGCTGGAGGAGGCATGCCGCCGGCTGGCCGAAGTGTCCAAACCCCCGAAGCAGCG GTGCTGTGCGGCCGGTCAGCAGAGGGACAGGAGCCACCCGGGCCCCGGGATGCCAGGCACCACACCCTTCTCCAGCCCGAGCCCGGCTTCGGAAGA CCACAAGGAGCCCAAGAAGCTGGGAGGGATGCATGCGCTCCAGGCCAGCGAGCTGGTGGTCACTTACTTCTTCTGCGGGGAGGAGATCCCCTACCGGCGGATGCTGAAGGCCCAGAGCCTGACCTTGGGCCACTTTAAGGAGCAGCTCAGCAAAAAGGGAAACTACCG GTATTACTTCAAAAAGGCGAGCGACGAGTTCGCGTGTGGAGCGGTGTTTGAGGAGGTCTGGGACGACGAGGTGGTCTTGCCCATGTACGAGGGCCGCATCCTGGGCAAGGTGGAGAGGATCGACTGA